A single genomic interval of Streptomyces graminofaciens harbors:
- a CDS encoding DUF2252 domain-containing protein, whose product MTTPEDRAERGRATRKHLPRSAHAAWLPSVDRPDPVAVLERQGRDRLPELLPIRYGRMAVSPFAFLRGAAAVMAADLAAQPRTDLTVQLCGDAHLLNFGLYASPERALLFDLNDFDETYPGPFEWDVKRLAASAAVAARENGHADAEARAAAHGAVATYRKTMRDLAKQGELDVWYARIEADRLLPLARSARRRRRVESSLAHARRRTSLQALGKLTEIVEGRRRIIEDPPLLEPAGAPDMAALRKIFSDYRSTLTEERRLLLDRYRFVDAARKVVGVGSVGTRCFIVLLEGRDADDPLFLQIKEAGKSVLEEHLPSGPYVHPGHRVVAGQRLMQAASDIFLGWMTGPQGRAYYWRQLRDMKGSADVAGLGPRELLNYARLCGTALARAHARSGDRVAIAAYLGAKPTFELALADFALHYADQTVRDHAALCAAVEAGVVTARPGV is encoded by the coding sequence ATGACCACGCCCGAGGACCGCGCCGAGCGGGGCCGGGCCACCCGCAAGCACCTGCCCCGTTCCGCGCACGCCGCCTGGCTCCCGTCCGTCGACCGCCCCGACCCCGTCGCCGTACTCGAACGCCAGGGCCGCGACCGGCTCCCGGAACTCCTCCCCATCCGGTACGGGCGGATGGCGGTCTCCCCGTTCGCCTTCCTGCGCGGCGCCGCCGCCGTGATGGCCGCCGACCTCGCCGCCCAGCCGCGCACCGACCTCACCGTCCAGCTCTGCGGCGACGCCCACCTGCTCAACTTCGGTCTGTACGCCTCCCCGGAACGCGCCCTGCTCTTCGACCTCAACGACTTCGACGAGACCTACCCGGGCCCCTTCGAGTGGGACGTGAAACGACTCGCGGCCTCCGCAGCCGTGGCCGCCCGCGAGAACGGCCACGCGGACGCCGAGGCCCGCGCGGCGGCGCACGGGGCGGTCGCCACGTACCGCAAGACCATGCGCGACCTGGCGAAACAGGGCGAACTCGATGTCTGGTACGCCCGCATCGAAGCCGACCGTCTGCTGCCGCTGGCCCGCTCGGCCCGCCGCCGGCGCCGGGTCGAGTCGAGCCTCGCGCACGCCCGCCGCCGCACCAGCCTGCAGGCGCTCGGCAAACTCACGGAGATCGTCGAAGGCCGCCGCCGCATCATCGAGGACCCGCCCCTGCTGGAACCGGCCGGCGCCCCCGACATGGCCGCGCTCCGCAAGATCTTCAGCGACTACCGTTCCACCCTCACCGAGGAGCGCCGCCTCCTCCTGGACCGCTACCGCTTCGTCGACGCGGCCCGCAAGGTCGTCGGCGTCGGCAGCGTCGGCACCCGCTGCTTCATCGTGCTCCTCGAAGGCCGCGACGCGGACGACCCGCTCTTCCTCCAGATCAAGGAGGCCGGCAAGTCCGTCCTCGAAGAACATCTGCCGAGCGGCCCGTACGTCCACCCCGGCCATCGTGTCGTCGCAGGTCAGCGCCTTATGCAGGCCGCCAGTGACATCTTCCTCGGCTGGATGACCGGGCCGCAGGGGCGGGCCTACTACTGGCGGCAGCTGCGCGACATGAAGGGCTCGGCCGATGTCGCCGGCCTCGGCCCGCGCGAGCTGTTGAACTACGCCCGACTGTGCGGCACGGCCCTGGCCCGCGCCCACGCCCGCTCCGGCGACCGCGTCGCCATCGCCGCCTACCTCGGCGCCAAGCCCACCTTCGAACTCGCCCTCGCCGACTTCGCCCTCCATTACGCCGACCAAACCGTCCGCGACCACGCGGCCCTCTGCGCGGCCGTGGAGGCGGGGGTGGTGACCGCCAGACCGGGCGTGTGA